One stretch of Halobacillus litoralis DNA includes these proteins:
- a CDS encoding rod shape-determining protein, giving the protein MFARDIGIDLGTANVLIHVKGKGIVLNEPSVVAMDRNTGKVLEVGEEARRMVGRTPGNIEAIRPLKDGVIADFDVTEAMLKHFIQKTNVRGFLSKPRMLICCPTNITKVEQKAIKEAAEKSGGKKVYLEEEPKVAAIGAGMDIFQPSGNMVVDIGGGTTDVAVLSMGDIVTASSIKMAGDKFDHEILQYIKKEYKLLIGERTAENIKISVATVFPGSRNEEIEIRGRDMVSGLPRTISVNSEEIERSLRESVQVIIQAAKQVLERTPPELSADIIDRGVIMTGGGALLHGIDQLLAEELKVPVLVAESPMDCVATGTGIMLENIDKRISTKL; this is encoded by the coding sequence ATGTTTGCGAGAGATATAGGAATTGACCTGGGTACTGCGAACGTACTCATCCACGTAAAAGGCAAAGGAATTGTATTGAACGAACCGTCGGTGGTTGCCATGGACCGTAATACTGGGAAAGTGCTTGAGGTAGGTGAAGAGGCCCGCCGGATGGTCGGACGTACGCCAGGCAATATTGAAGCCATCCGACCGCTGAAGGACGGTGTCATTGCAGATTTTGACGTAACTGAGGCGATGCTGAAGCACTTTATCCAAAAAACGAACGTGAGAGGATTCTTATCAAAACCGCGCATGCTGATCTGTTGCCCAACGAACATTACGAAAGTGGAGCAAAAAGCGATCAAAGAAGCGGCTGAGAAATCCGGTGGTAAAAAAGTATATTTAGAAGAAGAGCCTAAGGTAGCAGCGATTGGTGCCGGTATGGATATCTTCCAACCAAGCGGGAACATGGTTGTCGATATCGGAGGCGGCACAACGGATGTCGCTGTTTTGTCCATGGGTGATATTGTCACGGCTTCTTCCATTAAGATGGCTGGTGATAAGTTTGACCATGAGATTCTACAATACATTAAGAAAGAGTATAAACTGTTGATCGGGGAGCGGACAGCTGAAAACATTAAGATCAGTGTGGCCACGGTTTTCCCTGGTTCAAGAAACGAGGAAATTGAAATTCGCGGTCGAGACATGGTGTCTGGATTACCACGAACGATCTCCGTCAATTCTGAAGAAATTGAAAGATCCTTACGTGAATCTGTACAGGTGATTATTCAAGCAGCGAAACAAGTGCTGGAACGTACACCACCTGAATTGTCTGCGGATATCATAGACCGTGGAGTCATTATGACGGGCGGCGGGGCTCTTTTGCATGGCATTGACCAACTGCTCGCTGAAGAGCTGAAGGTTCCTGTGCTCGTAGCTGAATCTCCGATGGATTGTGTGGCTACAGGTACAGGCATCATGCTCGAAAATATCGATAAGCGTATCTCAACCAAACTATAG